GTGGGGAGCTCGGACGCGGCGTCAGTGAAAGCGAAGAGTTTTTCCGTTTGCTGGAGAAGCTCAGTCAATCCGCAGAGTTCAGGAAAGCCTACGGCGATCTGCAGGCTCGGGTCTGGATAGTTCTCGAGGCGGCGGCAGACAACACGCAATTGCGCGAGGAGCTATTCAGGGCGGCCGGCGAGCCGCAGACCTGCAGTGATCGCGCAGCGTTGATGTTCAGTGATCTGGAAGTCAGGGTGCAGATCCATAAAGCCCTGGCTCGGGTGGGGGAGGAGGGCGCGGGTCGCGAACTGCTCAAATTGGCCAAAGGCCTGTTCCGTCTCGATCAGGTCGAAGCCTTTGCGCTCAAGGACATCCGCGAGCGGGTGGCAATTATCATGCACTCGGGTTTGACCAAGCGCGAAATTGGCCGGCAGTTGGTACTGCTGGATCAAATTGAAGTTCGCCTGTCCTATCGGATCAGTCTGCGACAGCGGCTCGATTTGCCGGGACAGCCTGTTCAGGCCGATTACACCGGCGTGCAGTATGTGCCCGAGCCCAAGCTGGCGGAGGCGGAGGCGGAGCGGCAGATCAAAAGCCTGAAGAATTCGCTGGCGGAGATCGACTCGATTACGCAACGGGATTTCTGGCGCGAGTACCTCAAAGACAAATACCGCTCACGCTTTGATTTGGCCTACGAATCAATCATTGAGCGCATGGAGCACCTTGAGCTGATCAAGGAGACGCTGACCAGCGAGGTCTATAACGCACGCTACAAAGCGCTGCGCGACGAAGCCGAAGCCGTGCAGGTCAAGTTGATCAATCTGTTGACTCCTCAGGAAATACTCAACCTGGAGGAAGAACAGACGCCGTAACCGAAAAAGGTGGTGAACAAGGCCCCGAATGCGCGCATTTGGGGCCTTGTCCGTATGGCTAGAACAAAAAGTAACGCTGCGCCATTGGCAGCACGTCCGCCGGTTCACACCACAGCAATTCACCGTCGGCCTTGACCTGGTGGGTCTGCGGATCCACCTCGATGTCCGGCAGGTAGTCGTTGTGGATCAGGTCGGTTTTCTGCACGTCGCGGCAGCCCTTGACCACGGCGATGGTCTTCTTCAGACCCAACTGTTCCGGCAACCCAGCCTCGTGCGCGGCCTGGCTGATGAAGGTCAGGCTGGTGGCGTGCAGCGAGCCGCCGAAACTGGCGAACATCGGTCGGTAGTGCACCGGTTGCGGGGTCGGAATCGAGGCGTTGGCGTCACCCATCAGGCTCGCCGCAATGGCGCCGCCCTTGATGATCAACGTCGGCTTTACGCCAAAGAATGCCGGACGCCACAACACCAGGTCGGCCCATTTACCCACTTCGATCGAACCCACTTCATGGCTGATGCCGTGGGTAATCGCCGGGTTGATGGTGTATTTAGCGATATAGCGTTTGGCACGGAAGTTGTCGTTGTCCGCACCATCGCCGGGCAACGGGCCGCGCTGCTTTTTCATCTTGTCGGCAGTTTGCCAGGTGCGGGTGATGACTTCGCCAACCCGGCCCATGGCCTGGCTGTCGGAGCTGATCATCGAGAACGCGCCGAGGTCGTGCAGGATGTCTTCGGCGGCGATGGTTTCGCGCCGGATGCGGCTCTCGGCGAAGGCCACGTCTTCGGCAATGCTTGGATCCAGGTGGTGGCAGACCATCAGCATATCGAGGTGTTCGTCGATGGTGTTGCGGGTGAACGGCCGGGTCGGGTTGGTCGAGCTGGGTAGCACGTTGGCAAAACCACAGGCCTTGATGATGTCCGGAGCGTGCCCGCCACCGGCGCCTTCGGTGTGATAGGTGTGGATGGTCCGGCCTTTGAAAGCCGCGAGGGTGGTTTCGACGAAGCCCGACTCATTGAGGGTGTCGGTGTGAATCGCCACCTGCACATCGAACTGATCGGCCACGCTCAGGCAGTTGTCGATGCTTGCCGGGGTGGTGCCCCAGTCTTCGTGCAGCTTGAGGCCTATGGCGCCGGCCCTGACTTGCTCGATCAACGGCTCTGGCAGACTCGCGTTGCCTTTGCCGGTGAGACCGATGTTCATCGCGAAGGCATCGGCGGCCTGGAGCATGCGCGCCAGGTGCCAGGGGCCCGAGGTGCAGGTGGTGGCGTTGGTGCCGGTGGCCGGGCCGGTGCCGCCGCCGATCATGGTGGTGACACCGCTCATCAGCGCCTCTTCGATTTGCTGCGGGCAGATGAAGTGGATGTGGGTGTCGATGCCGCCGGCGGTGAGGATCATGCCTTCGCCGGCAATCACTTCGGTGCTGGCGCCAATCGCGATGTTCACGTTGGGCTGGATATCCGGGTTGCCGGCCTTGCCGATGGCCGCAATGCGCCCATCCTTGAGCCCGATATCGGCCTTGACGATGCCCCAGTGATCGATGATCAGCGCGTTGGTGATCAGGGTGTCGACGACTTCTGCGGCGAGTAATTGGCTTTGGCCCTGGCCGTCACGGATGACCTTGCCGCCACCGAATTTCACTTCTTCGCCGTAGGTGGTGAAGTCCTTCTCGACCTCGATCCACAACTCGGTATCGGCCAGGCGGACCTTGTCACCGACGGTGGGGCCGAACATGTCGGCGTAGGCTTGACGGGAGATTTTCATGGAGTTGCCTTGGGATTCAATTGAGGTTGAGACCGCTCGCGGTGCTCGCTATCGCGGGCAAGCTCGCTCCTACGGGGGCAGGCGTTGTTTAGAGGTCGCCCATGATCCTGCCGGCAAAGCCGAATACTCGGCGCAAGCCCGCCAGTTCGACCAGCTCGACTTCTCGACTCTGCCCTGGCTCGAAGCGCACGGCGGTGCCGGCGGGGATGTTCAGGCGCATGCCACGGCTGGCGGCGCGGTCGAACATCAGCGCGTCGTTGGTCTCGAAAAAGTGATAGTGCGAGCCGACCTGGATCGGCCGGTCGCCACGGTTGGCCACGGTCAGGCTCAGGGTGCGGCGACCGGCATTGAGTTCGATCTCGCCGGGTTGGATCCGGTATTCGCCAGGAATCATGCAGGTTGTCCCAGGGTCTTGAAGTAGATGGCGGTCGGCGCGTAATGGCCGGCCGGACTTTGGCAGTAGTTCGGCAACTCGCCGACACGGGTATAGCCCAACGCCTGATAGAAAGCCTCTGCCGCCGAACCGGCTTCGGTGTCCAGATAAAGTAGGCCGCGCTGATGCTGGCGGGCGGCGAGCTCCAGGGTGCTCATCAATTGCTGTCCCAAGCCGCGCCGGCGCGCCTGGTGCAACACCAGGAGCTTCTGCACTTCGGCGCGATTGCGCCCGTTGGCTTTCTGGCATAGCCCCAGTTGCACGCTGGCGAGGACTTTTTCGTCGTCGACCACCACCACCCACAGCAACAGGCTGCCGTGCTCAACATCGGCCTGCACGCTGTTGATGTAGGCGTGCGCCTGGGTCTCATCGAAATCAGCGAGGAAACCAATCGACGCACCGTGCTCCACCGCATCAAGCAGCAGGTTGATAAGACCCCGGCGATACTGCGCAAAGCTCTCGGCGTTGACCCGGCGTAGTTGGGCAGCGTTCATCGTGGCTTACTCCTTGTTGAAGAAGGGAGGCTCTGAGCCTGGGTTGAGGGTCAGTTGCATGAAGGTCAGGTCCAGCCAGCGGCCGAACTTGGTGCCCACTTGTGGCATCTGCCCGGTGGTGATGAAGCCGATCCGCTCATGCAGACGGATGGACGCGGCGTTACCGCTTTCGATGGCCGCCACCATCACATGTTTGTCGCAGCCTCTGGCGCGCTCGATCAGTGTCTCCATCAGCCGTGGGCCGAGGCGGTTGCCGCGCTGGTCGCTGCGCACATACACCGAGTGTTCGACGGTGTGGCGGAAACCGTCGAACGGCCGCCAGTCGCCGAAGGAGGCGTAGCCCAGCACGCGCTCGGCGGTGTCGACGATCACCAGGATCGGATAGCCCTGGGCTTGGCGCGCACTGAACCAGGCCTGGCGATTGCCGAGGTCGACGGCCTGCTCATTCCAGATCGCCGTCGTATTGAGCACGGCGTCGTTATAGATGTCGCGAATCGCCGGCAGGTCGGCGTGCAGGGCATCGCGGATGGCATAAGTCATGAGCGGATCTCAGGCGATGGGTTGATGGACGGTGACCAGCTTGGTGCCGTCGGGAAAAGTGGCTTCGACCTGGATCTCGGGAATCATTTCCGGGATGCCTTCCATCACCTGTTCACGGCTCAGCAGGGTCGTACCGAAGTGCATCAACTCGGCCACGGTCTGGCCGTCGCGCGCGCCTTCGAGCAGTGCGGCGGAGATATAGGCCATGGCTTCCGGGTAGTTCAGTTTCACGCCGCGAGCCAGCCTGCGCTCGGCCACCAGGCCGGCGGTGAAGATCAACAGCTTGTCTTTTTCGCGTGGGGTCAGGTCCATCGTTGAGAATCCATGGTCGGCAGATAAAGGGGCATATTCAGGTGTTCCATATGCGTGGCGCGAGTGCTTCACGGCCCAGCAACGCCGGGCGCAACAGCCTCCACAGCGCAATCAGCCAGCCGCGCGCCAGCAATGCTTCACTGGCCAGGCAGCGCGCAACCAGCAGGCCCGGCAACTGGGTCAGGTCGCCGCGTACTGGATGATCCAGCGCACGGCAACGTTCCAGTAGTTCGCTGTCGATCTCGCCGGTGACCAGCAAGGTGGCGAACACCGGCTGACCGTCCAGGCCGATTGGCGAGTCGAGCAAACCGTCGTTGCCGACAATGCGTTGGCGCTCATGCCAGAGCAACTGGCCGTCGCGTCGGATGTTCAATTGCGACTGAAAGTGCCCGCGTTCGAAGCGTTCGTCACTGGCGGGGCGGCCGAGGGCAATCACGTCCCAATAAAACAATCGGGCGTCGCCCTGCAGGTCGATCGAAGTGCTCAGTTCCGCTTGGGCTGCGCTGAAGACGATGGTTTCCTGGGGCAACCATTCCAGTGTGGCACCGGCCGCCACCGTCACCTCGAGTTGCTGATAGGCGGGGCTGTTGGCGCGATACCACTTGGCGGCGCCGGGGCTGGTCAGTTGCGCCCAGGCGTCGCGCTCGACGCTGGCGCTGATGTCCAGCCGGTCGCCACCGGCGATGCCGCCAGGCGGGTGCACGATGATGTGCTGGCAGACCTGCGGGCCCTCGGCGTACAGGTGTTTTTGCACCCGCAGCGGTCCGCTGTGGCGGCGCAGGGTCGGCCGGGTGCTGTCACCGAAGCGGGCGTAGCCGAGTTGCAGTTCGGCGTGCCAGCTGGGCGTGAATAGAGCATGAGGGGCAGGGGCAGTCATATTTTCTAATTATCGTCAGGACGCTACAGACTAAATCGTTACCAGGCCGCGTACACCTTCGGCCTCCATGTTTTCGCCGCGACCTTGCTGGACGATTTCCCCGCGCGACATCACCAGGTACTGGTCGGCCAGTTCGGCGGCGAAATCGTAGAACTGCTCCACCAGCAGGATCGCCATGTCGCCGCGCGCCGCCAGTTGCTTGATCACCGCGCCGATCTCCTTGATCACCGAGGGTTGAATGCCTTCGGTGGGTTCATCGAGGATCAGCAGCCGCGGGCGGCTGGCCAGGGCTCGGCCGATCGCCAACTGTTGCTGTTGTCCGCCGGACAGGTCGCCGCCGCGTCGCTGCTTCATTTGCAGCAATACCGGGAACAGCTCGTAGATGAACGCCGGGACCTCCTTGGCTTCGCTGCCGGGGAAGCGTGACAGGCCCATCAGCAGGTTTTCTTCGACCGTCAGTCGCGGAAAGATTTCCCGCCCCTGGGGCACATAAGCGATCCCGGCCTGCACGCGCTGGTGCGGCTTGAAACCGGTGATGGCCTTGCCCTCCCAGTTCACCGCGCCTTCTTTGGCTGGCAACAGCCCCATCAGGCATTTGAGCAGGGTGGTCTTGCCCACGCCATTACGCCCCAGCAGGCAGGTGACTTCGCCGACTTTCACCTCAAACGTCAGGCCGCGCAGGATGTGGCTACCGCCATAGTATTGGTGCAGTTTTTCGATTTGCAGCATGTTCAAATTCTCCTCCTACAGATCGATTTATCGGCCCAGATAAACCTCAATCACCCGCTCATCATCCTGCACCTGCGCCAGCGAGCCCTCGGCCAGCACACTGCCCTGGTGCAACACGGTGACGTGGTCGGCAATCGAGCCGACGAAGCCCATGTCGTGCTCCACCACCATCAGCGAATGCTTGCCGGCCAGGCGCTTGAACAGTTCGGCGGTGAACTCGGTCTCGGCGTCGGTCATGCCGGCCACCGGTTCGTCGAGCAGCAACAGTTGCGGGTCCTGCATCAGCAGCATGCCGATTTCCAGGAACTGCTTCTGGCCGTGGGACAGCAGGCCTGCCTGGCGCTGAGCCGACGCAGTCAGGCGGATGGTGTCGAGCACTTCGTCGATGCGATCTTTCTGTTCGCCGCTGAGCCGCGCCCGCAGGCTGGCCCACACCGACTTGTCAGTCTTCTGCGCCAGCTCGAGATTCTCGAACACGCTCAGGGCTTCGAACACCGTCGGCTTCTGAAACTTGCGACCTATCCCGGCCTGGGCGATTTGCACTTCGCTCATCTGGGTCAGGTCCAGGGTTTCACCGAACCAGGCCTTGCCGTGAGTGGGCCGGGTCTTGCCGGTAATCACGTCCATCAAAGTGGTTTTTCCCGCGCCATTGGGACCGATGATGCAGCGCAATTCGCCAACACCGATGTACAGGTTGAGGTTATTCAGGGCCTTGAAACCATCGAAGCTGACGCTGATGTCCTCCAGCGTGAGGATGGTGCCGTGGCGGGTATTCAGGCCTTTTTCGGTGCGCTGGCCGAGGCCGATGGCGTCGCGGCTGCTGCCGGCATCCTTGTTCGGTTCGAGGATGGGTTCGAGCATGAACTCGGCGGTCGCGGTGACTCTCATTGCTCACCTCTTTTTTTCATCAGGCCAATCACGCCTTTGGGCAGGTACAGGGTCACCACGATGAACAGGGCGCCAAGGAAGAACAGCCAGTATTCGGGGAAGGCCACGGTGAACCAGCTCTTCATGCCGTTCACCACGCCGGCGCCCAGCAGCGGGCCGATCAGCGTGCCGCGACCGCCCAAGGCGACCCACACCGCCGCCTCGATCGAGTTGGTCGGCGACATTTCACTGGGGTTGATGATGCCCACCTGCGGTACGTACAGCGCGCCGGCCAGGCCACACAACACCGCGCTCAGGACCCAGACGAACAGCTTGAAGCCGCGTGGATCGTAACCGCAAAACATCAAGCGGTTTTCCGCATCGCGCAGCGCGGTGAGCACCCGGCCGAACTTGCTGCGAGCCAGGCGCCAACCGATGAACAGGCTGCCCACCAGCAGCAGCACCGTGGCGAGAAACAGCACGGCACGGGTGCCGGGTTCGGTGATGCCGAAACCGAGGATGCTGCGGAAATTGGTGAAACCGTTGTTGCCGCCAAACCCGGTCTCGTTGCGGAAGAAAAGGAGCATGCCGGCGAAGGTCAGGGCCTGGGTCATGATCGAGAAATACACGCCCTTGATCCGTGAACGGAAGGCAAAGAACCCGAACACCAGCGCCAGTAGACCCGGTGCCAGCACCACCAGGCACAGGGCCCAGAGAAAGCTGCTGGTGCCGGCCCAATACCAGGGCAGCTCGGTCCAGGACAGGAAGGTCATGAACGCCGGCAAGCCATCGCCGGCGGCCTGGCGCATCAGGTACATGCCCATGGCATAGCCGCCGAGGGCGAAGAACAGGCCGTGGCCGAGGGACAGCAGACCGGCATAACCCCAGACCAGGTCCAAGGCCAGGGCGACAATCGCGTAGCAGAGAATCTTGCCGACCAGAGTCAGGGTGTAGGCCGAGACGTGCAGCGCACTGTCGGCCGGCAACAGCGACAGCAGCGGCAAGCTCAGCAGCAGGGCGAGCACCACGATGCCCGTGGCGATCGTCAGCCGTGGTCCGGCTTTTTGCGTGGCGGTAATGAGCAGGGGCTGGTTCATCAGTCGATTACCCGTCCTTTGAGTGCGAAGAGGCCTTGCGGGCGTTTCTGGATGAACAGAATGATCAGCGCGAGGATCAGGATCTTGCCCAGCACCGCACCGATCTGCGGCTCGAGGATTTTGTTGGCGATCCCCAGGCCAAAGGCGGCGAACACGCTACCGGCCAGTTGTCCGACGCCACCGAGCACCACTACCAGGAAAGAATCGATGATGTAGCTCTGGCCGAGGTCGGGGCCGACGTTGCCGATCTGACTCAGCGCCACGCCACCGAGGCCGGCGATTCCCGAACCGAGGCCGAAGGCGAGCATGTCCACGCGCCCGGTGGGCACGCCGCAGCAGGCGGCCATGTTGCGGTTCTGCGTCACCGCGCGCACATTCAGGCCGAGACGGGTCTTGTTCAACAGCAACCAGGTCAGCACCACCACGAACAGGGCAAAGCCGATGATCACGATGCGGTTGTACGGCAACACCAGGTTGGGCAGCACCTGCACTCCACCCGACAACCAGGCCGGGTTGGCCACCTCGACGTTCTGCGCGCCGAACAGCAGGCGCACCAACTGGATCAGCATCAGGCTAATGCCCCAGGTGGCGAGCAGCGTTTCCAGAGGCCGGCCGTAGAGGTGGCGAATCACTGTGCGTTCCAGGGCCATGCCGATCCCGGCCGTCACGCAGAAGGCCACCGGCAGGGCGAGCAGGGGATAGAACTCGATGGCGTTGGGGGCGAAGCGTTGCAGCAACAACTGCACCACATAAGTGGAGTAGGCGCCGAGCATCAGCATCTCGCCATGGGCCATGTTGATCACCCCCAGCAAGCCGAAAGTGATGGCCAGACCGAGGGCTGCCAGCAGCAGAATCGACCCCAGGGACATGCCGCTGAAAGCCTGGCCGAGCAACTCACCTACCAGCAGCTTGCGCTTGACCTGGCCGAGGCTGGTCTGCGCGGCGGTGAGCACCCCGGCATCGCTTTCGACGCCTGGTTCCAGCAGGCCTTCGAGGCGCGTGCGGGCCAGTGGGTCGCCGGTTTCACCGAGCAGGCGCACGGCAGCCAGGCGCACTGCCGGATTACTGTCGACCAGTTGCAGGTTGGCCAGGGCCAGGCTCAGGGCGGCGTGAACGCCTTCGTCCTGCTCGGCGGCCAGACGTTGATCGAGGAACGGCAACTGCGCCGGTTTGGCGCTCTTCTGCAGTTGCTGCGCAGCGCCAAGACGCAATTGTGCGTCCGCCGCGAGCAGTTGATGACTGGCCAAGGCAGTGTCGATCAGACCCCGCAGGCGATTGTTCAGGCGCAGGGTTTTCGGCTGGCCATCGATGCTCATCTCGCCGCGCTGCAAGCCTTCGATCAGTTCGATGCGCGCCGGGTCGGGCTGTGCGGCCCAGGCTTCAAGCAGTTTGGCTTGCTGCGCGGGATTGGCGGCGGCGAAGTCTTCGGCGTCGCCGGCGTGGGCGGCCATCGGCAATAACAGGGCGATGGCGAGAATGAATCGGTAGAGGGCAGTGGGCATTTCAAATGTCCTGGTCATGCGCGGACCTTGTAGGAGCCGGCTTGCCGGCGAAGGGGACCTGACATTCACCATCAAGTCGCCTGTCAGGCCCTCATCGCGAGCAGGCTCGCTCCTACAGTAGGTGTATGTCGGCCTGAGGGGCCGACACCCAGTGGCTTCAGTTACTCTTCACCGCATAATCCGGCTTCTTGTCATTGCCGGCGATGAACGGGCTCCACGGCTCGGCGCGTACTGGACCTTCGGTCTGCCAGACCACGTTGAACTGCCCATCGGCCTGGATCTCGCCGATCATCACCGGCTTGTGCAGGTGGTGGTTGGTCTTGTCCATGGTCAGGGTGTAGCCCGACGGGGCGGCGAAGGTCTGGCCGGCGAGGGCCTCGCGAACCTTGTCGACATCGGTGGACTTGGCTTTCTCTGCGGCCTGCGCCCACATGTGGATGCCGACATAGGTAGCTTCCATCGGGTCGTTGGTCACCGCTTTATCGGCCCCCGGCAGGTTGTGTTTCTTGGCGTAGGCTTTCCAGTCGGCGACGAACTTCTGGTTCACCGGGTTATCCACTGATTCGAAGTAGTTCCACGCCGCGAGGTTGCCCACCAGCGGCTTGGTGTCGATACCGCGCAGTTCTTCTTCGCCCACCGAGAAGGCCACCACCGGTACGTCGGTGGCCTTCAGGCCCTGGTTGGCCAACTCTTTATAGAACGGCACGTTGGAGTCGCCGTTGACCGTGGAAATGACTGCGGTTTTGCCGCCGGCCGAGAACTTCTTGATGCTGGCGACAATGGTTTGGTAATCGCTGTGACCGAACGGGGTGTAGACCTCTTCGATGTCTTTGTCGGCGACGCCTTTGCTGTGCAGGAACGCGCGCAGGATTTTGTTGGTGGTGCGCGGGTAGACGTAGTCGGTGCCCAGCAGGAAGTAGCGCTTGGCACTGCCGCCTTCCTCGCTCATCAGGTATTCCACCGCAGGAATCGCTTGCTGGTTCGGCGCGGCGCCGGTGTAGAAGACGTTCGGCGACATTTCTTCGCCTTCGTACTGCACAGGGTAGAACAGCAGGCCGTTGAGCTCTTCGAACACCGGCAACACCGATTTACGCGACACCGAGGTCCAGCAACCGAAGACCACGGCGACCTTGTCCTGCGTCAGCAACTGCCGGCCCTTTTCGGCGAACAGCGGCCAGTTGGAGGCCGGGTCGACCACCACCGGTTCGAGCATCTTGCCGTTGACCCCACCCTTGGCATTGATCTCGTCGATGGTCATCAAGGCCATGTCCTTGAGCGAGGTTTCGGAGATCGCCATGGTCCCGGACAACGAGTGCAGGATGCCAACCTTGATGGTCTCGGCGGCCTGGACAGTCCAGGTCATGCCCATCGCGGCAATCGATGCCGATAGTGTGAAAGCCTTGAGCAAGCTGCGACGCTTCATTGTGCGATCTCCATGAACATTTTGAATTTTTCTGGGTTGGCAGATGCGGACTACTGAAGGGGCTTTAGCAAGGGTTGTGCC
This region of Pseudomonas fluorescens genomic DNA includes:
- the urtB gene encoding urea ABC transporter permease subunit UrtB, with product MPTALYRFILAIALLLPMAAHAGDAEDFAAANPAQQAKLLEAWAAQPDPARIELIEGLQRGEMSIDGQPKTLRLNNRLRGLIDTALASHQLLAADAQLRLGAAQQLQKSAKPAQLPFLDQRLAAEQDEGVHAALSLALANLQLVDSNPAVRLAAVRLLGETGDPLARTRLEGLLEPGVESDAGVLTAAQTSLGQVKRKLLVGELLGQAFSGMSLGSILLLAALGLAITFGLLGVINMAHGEMLMLGAYSTYVVQLLLQRFAPNAIEFYPLLALPVAFCVTAGIGMALERTVIRHLYGRPLETLLATWGISLMLIQLVRLLFGAQNVEVANPAWLSGGVQVLPNLVLPYNRIVIIGFALFVVVLTWLLLNKTRLGLNVRAVTQNRNMAACCGVPTGRVDMLAFGLGSGIAGLGGVALSQIGNVGPDLGQSYIIDSFLVVVLGGVGQLAGSVFAAFGLGIANKILEPQIGAVLGKILILALIILFIQKRPQGLFALKGRVID
- the urtC gene encoding urea ABC transporter permease subunit UrtC, coding for MNQPLLITATQKAGPRLTIATGIVVLALLLSLPLLSLLPADSALHVSAYTLTLVGKILCYAIVALALDLVWGYAGLLSLGHGLFFALGGYAMGMYLMRQAAGDGLPAFMTFLSWTELPWYWAGTSSFLWALCLVVLAPGLLALVFGFFAFRSRIKGVYFSIMTQALTFAGMLLFFRNETGFGGNNGFTNFRSILGFGITEPGTRAVLFLATVLLLVGSLFIGWRLARSKFGRVLTALRDAENRLMFCGYDPRGFKLFVWVLSAVLCGLAGALYVPQVGIINPSEMSPTNSIEAAVWVALGGRGTLIGPLLGAGVVNGMKSWFTVAFPEYWLFFLGALFIVVTLYLPKGVIGLMKKRGEQ
- the urtD gene encoding urea ABC transporter ATP-binding protein UrtD translates to MRVTATAEFMLEPILEPNKDAGSSRDAIGLGQRTEKGLNTRHGTILTLEDISVSFDGFKALNNLNLYIGVGELRCIIGPNGAGKTTLMDVITGKTRPTHGKAWFGETLDLTQMSEVQIAQAGIGRKFQKPTVFEALSVFENLELAQKTDKSVWASLRARLSGEQKDRIDEVLDTIRLTASAQRQAGLLSHGQKQFLEIGMLLMQDPQLLLLDEPVAGMTDAETEFTAELFKRLAGKHSLMVVEHDMGFVGSIADHVTVLHQGSVLAEGSLAQVQDDERVIEVYLGR
- the ureC gene encoding urease subunit alpha, whose protein sequence is MKISRQAYADMFGPTVGDKVRLADTELWIEVEKDFTTYGEEVKFGGGKVIRDGQGQSQLLAAEVVDTLITNALIIDHWGIVKADIGLKDGRIAAIGKAGNPDIQPNVNIAIGASTEVIAGEGMILTAGGIDTHIHFICPQQIEEALMSGVTTMIGGGTGPATGTNATTCTSGPWHLARMLQAADAFAMNIGLTGKGNASLPEPLIEQVRAGAIGLKLHEDWGTTPASIDNCLSVADQFDVQVAIHTDTLNESGFVETTLAAFKGRTIHTYHTEGAGGGHAPDIIKACGFANVLPSSTNPTRPFTRNTIDEHLDMLMVCHHLDPSIAEDVAFAESRIRRETIAAEDILHDLGAFSMISSDSQAMGRVGEVITRTWQTADKMKKQRGPLPGDGADNDNFRAKRYIAKYTINPAITHGISHEVGSIEVGKWADLVLWRPAFFGVKPTLIIKGGAIAASLMGDANASIPTPQPVHYRPMFASFGGSLHATSLTFISQAAHEAGLPEQLGLKKTIAVVKGCRDVQKTDLIHNDYLPDIEVDPQTHQVKADGELLWCEPADVLPMAQRYFLF
- a CDS encoding GNAT family N-acetyltransferase codes for the protein MNAAQLRRVNAESFAQYRRGLINLLLDAVEHGASIGFLADFDETQAHAYINSVQADVEHGSLLLWVVVVDDEKVLASVQLGLCQKANGRNRAEVQKLLVLHQARRRGLGQQLMSTLELAARQHQRGLLYLDTEAGSAAEAFYQALGYTRVGELPNYCQSPAGHYAPTAIYFKTLGQPA
- a CDS encoding urease accessory protein UreD, producing the protein MTAPAPHALFTPSWHAELQLGYARFGDSTRPTLRRHSGPLRVQKHLYAEGPQVCQHIIVHPPGGIAGGDRLDISASVERDAWAQLTSPGAAKWYRANSPAYQQLEVTVAAGATLEWLPQETIVFSAAQAELSTSIDLQGDARLFYWDVIALGRPASDERFERGHFQSQLNIRRDGQLLWHERQRIVGNDGLLDSPIGLDGQPVFATLLVTGEIDSELLERCRALDHPVRGDLTQLPGLLVARCLASEALLARGWLIALWRLLRPALLGREALAPRIWNT
- the urtE gene encoding urea ABC transporter ATP-binding subunit UrtE — its product is MLQIEKLHQYYGGSHILRGLTFEVKVGEVTCLLGRNGVGKTTLLKCLMGLLPAKEGAVNWEGKAITGFKPHQRVQAGIAYVPQGREIFPRLTVEENLLMGLSRFPGSEAKEVPAFIYELFPVLLQMKQRRGGDLSGGQQQQLAIGRALASRPRLLILDEPTEGIQPSVIKEIGAVIKQLAARGDMAILLVEQFYDFAAELADQYLVMSRGEIVQQGRGENMEAEGVRGLVTI
- a CDS encoding urease subunit beta translates to MIPGEYRIQPGEIELNAGRRTLSLTVANRGDRPIQVGSHYHFFETNDALMFDRAASRGMRLNIPAGTAVRFEPGQSREVELVELAGLRRVFGFAGRIMGDL
- a CDS encoding GNAT family N-acetyltransferase; this encodes MTYAIRDALHADLPAIRDIYNDAVLNTTAIWNEQAVDLGNRQAWFSARQAQGYPILVIVDTAERVLGYASFGDWRPFDGFRHTVEHSVYVRSDQRGNRLGPRLMETLIERARGCDKHVMVAAIESGNAASIRLHERIGFITTGQMPQVGTKFGRWLDLTFMQLTLNPGSEPPFFNKE
- the ureA gene encoding urease subunit gamma — its product is MDLTPREKDKLLIFTAGLVAERRLARGVKLNYPEAMAYISAALLEGARDGQTVAELMHFGTTLLSREQVMEGIPEMIPEIQVEATFPDGTKLVTVHQPIA
- the urtA gene encoding urea ABC transporter substrate-binding protein, with product MKRRSLLKAFTLSASIAAMGMTWTVQAAETIKVGILHSLSGTMAISETSLKDMALMTIDEINAKGGVNGKMLEPVVVDPASNWPLFAEKGRQLLTQDKVAVVFGCWTSVSRKSVLPVFEELNGLLFYPVQYEGEEMSPNVFYTGAAPNQQAIPAVEYLMSEEGGSAKRYFLLGTDYVYPRTTNKILRAFLHSKGVADKDIEEVYTPFGHSDYQTIVASIKKFSAGGKTAVISTVNGDSNVPFYKELANQGLKATDVPVVAFSVGEEELRGIDTKPLVGNLAAWNYFESVDNPVNQKFVADWKAYAKKHNLPGADKAVTNDPMEATYVGIHMWAQAAEKAKSTDVDKVREALAGQTFAAPSGYTLTMDKTNHHLHKPVMIGEIQADGQFNVVWQTEGPVRAEPWSPFIAGNDKKPDYAVKSN